In Candidatus Krumholzibacteriia bacterium, the following are encoded in one genomic region:
- a CDS encoding RNA polymerase sigma factor RpoD/SigA gives MYEVERSPDRRQDQALQHYLKVIGRYPLLTKEQEFDLARRIRSGDDRALEKLVYSNLRFVVSVAKRYVGHGLSFLDLIAEGNVGLITAAHRFDERRNFRFISYAVWWIRQAIQKALAEQTHTVRLPINRAQQAQKLRKINNRLEQTRGGSVHEEELAKELEITVGKLNEINAVLRPLLSLDESVHDDDSQPLQEILADPEDTTPEDDFVQDELHGQLMAAMDKLTDREKDIVTRYYGLGDEESTSLEAIGEDINLSRERVRQIRNDALRKMRHAVAGAGLGDYLA, from the coding sequence ATGTACGAAGTCGAGCGGAGCCCTGACCGCCGTCAGGACCAGGCTCTCCAGCACTACTTGAAGGTCATCGGACGCTACCCGCTCCTCACGAAGGAGCAGGAGTTCGATCTGGCCCGTCGGATCCGCAGCGGAGACGACCGTGCGCTCGAGAAGCTGGTGTACAGTAATCTCAGGTTCGTGGTCAGTGTGGCCAAGCGCTACGTCGGACACGGACTCAGCTTCCTCGATCTGATCGCCGAGGGGAACGTGGGCCTCATCACGGCGGCCCACCGCTTCGACGAGCGCCGCAACTTCCGTTTCATCAGCTACGCCGTCTGGTGGATCCGTCAGGCCATCCAGAAGGCCCTGGCCGAGCAGACGCACACCGTGCGGTTGCCGATCAACCGGGCCCAGCAGGCGCAGAAGCTGCGCAAGATCAACAACCGCCTCGAGCAGACCCGCGGCGGTTCGGTGCACGAGGAAGAGCTGGCCAAGGAACTCGAGATCACCGTTGGCAAGCTGAACGAGATCAACGCCGTGTTGCGGCCGTTGCTGTCGTTGGACGAGAGCGTCCACGACGACGACAGCCAGCCGCTGCAGGAGATCCTGGCCGATCCCGAGGACACCACACCCGAGGACGATTTCGTCCAGGACGAGCTCCATGGTCAGCTCATGGCAGCCATGGACAAGCTCACCGATCGCGAGAAGGACATCGTCACCCGCTACTACGGCCTGGGCGACGAAGAGAGCACCTCGCTCGAAGCCATCGGTGAGGACATCAACCTGAGTCGTGAGCGCGTGCGCCAGATCCGCAACGACGCCCTGCGCAAGATGCGGCACGCCGTGGCGGGCGCGGGTCTCGGCGACTATCTGGCCTGA
- the thrS gene encoding threonine--tRNA ligase, whose protein sequence is MTDIALTLPDGSKKEVESGSTVLDAIKAIGPGLARAAVAARVDGQWEPFDEPIDHDATLEVVTRDSEEGLFVLRHSTAHLMAYAVQELFPDARFGFGPPVDNGFYYDIKVDRPFTEEDLERIETRMKELAKEKHPIVREKLEPTEATERFGDQPFKVEQIDLLKENNELFAYHMGDFTDLCEGPHVPNTGELKAFKLLSVAGAYWRGDENREQLQRIYGTSWFSKKDLDEYLHQLEEAKKRDHRKLGGELDLYGVQDEAGGGLAFYYPKGSALRSTLVDFWKREHLKAGYQFVDTPHISKSDLWHTSGHMQFYKENMYTFGIEDQEFVVKPMNCPGHILIYKRKLWSYRELPVRYAELGTVYRYERSGTLHGMLRVRGFTQDDAHIFCTPDQLEAEIVGVLELMQRILTACGFEKYEVELSVRDSQDTSKYAGTDEEWEAAERSLVHAIEKMGFPYKRMEGEAVFYGPKIDVKLVDAIGRRWQCSTTQFDFNLPRRFGVEYVDADGERKNCFMVHRAIYGSLERFIGMLTEHYAGAFPLWLAPVQATVLPVSEHQAEYAKAVGSQLRQAGLRTEVDARDEKIGRKIREAELAKVPVMLVVGGREAESGTVTVRRHGGEDQGTMEVDEVVRRLLDENEPLD, encoded by the coding sequence ATGACGGACATCGCGCTCACCCTGCCCGACGGTTCGAAGAAGGAGGTCGAGAGCGGTTCCACCGTCCTCGACGCGATCAAGGCCATCGGTCCGGGACTGGCACGCGCCGCGGTGGCCGCCAGGGTCGACGGACAGTGGGAGCCCTTCGACGAACCCATCGACCACGACGCGACGCTCGAGGTGGTGACCCGCGACAGCGAAGAGGGCCTGTTCGTGCTACGTCACAGCACGGCGCACCTCATGGCCTACGCCGTCCAGGAACTCTTCCCCGACGCTCGCTTCGGCTTCGGTCCGCCGGTCGACAACGGCTTCTACTACGACATCAAGGTCGACCGCCCCTTCACCGAGGAAGACCTCGAGCGCATCGAGACGCGCATGAAGGAGCTGGCCAAGGAGAAGCATCCGATCGTGCGGGAGAAGCTCGAGCCCACCGAGGCCACCGAGCGTTTCGGCGACCAGCCCTTCAAGGTCGAGCAGATCGACCTGTTGAAGGAGAACAACGAGCTCTTCGCCTACCACATGGGCGACTTCACCGACCTCTGCGAGGGACCGCACGTCCCGAACACCGGCGAACTGAAGGCCTTCAAGCTGCTGAGCGTGGCCGGCGCCTACTGGCGCGGCGACGAGAACCGTGAACAGTTGCAGCGGATCTACGGCACGAGCTGGTTCAGCAAGAAGGACCTCGACGAGTACCTCCACCAGCTCGAAGAGGCGAAGAAGCGCGACCACCGCAAGCTCGGCGGCGAACTCGACCTGTACGGCGTGCAGGACGAGGCGGGCGGGGGCCTGGCCTTCTACTACCCGAAGGGCAGCGCGCTGCGGAGCACGCTCGTCGACTTCTGGAAGCGCGAGCACTTGAAGGCGGGCTACCAGTTCGTCGACACGCCGCACATCTCCAAGAGCGACCTGTGGCACACCTCGGGCCACATGCAGTTCTACAAGGAGAACATGTACACCTTCGGCATCGAGGATCAGGAGTTCGTGGTCAAGCCCATGAACTGCCCGGGGCACATCCTGATCTACAAGCGCAAGCTGTGGAGCTACCGCGAGCTCCCGGTGCGCTACGCCGAACTCGGAACGGTGTATCGCTACGAACGCAGTGGCACGCTGCACGGCATGCTGCGCGTCCGTGGCTTCACGCAGGACGACGCCCACATCTTCTGCACGCCGGACCAGCTCGAGGCCGAGATCGTCGGCGTGCTCGAACTCATGCAGCGCATCCTCACCGCCTGCGGCTTCGAGAAGTACGAGGTCGAGCTGTCGGTACGCGACTCGCAGGACACGAGCAAGTACGCCGGGACCGACGAGGAGTGGGAGGCGGCGGAGCGTTCGCTGGTCCACGCCATCGAGAAGATGGGCTTCCCGTACAAGCGGATGGAGGGGGAGGCGGTCTTCTACGGTCCGAAGATCGACGTCAAGCTGGTCGACGCGATCGGTCGCCGCTGGCAGTGCAGCACCACGCAGTTCGACTTCAACCTGCCCCGCCGCTTCGGCGTGGAGTACGTCGACGCCGACGGCGAGCGGAAGAACTGCTTCATGGTGCACCGGGCGATCTACGGCTCGCTCGAGCGCTTCATCGGGATGCTCACCGAGCACTACGCCGGTGCCTTCCCGCTGTGGCTGGCCCCGGTGCAGGCCACGGTGCTGCCGGTGAGCGAGCACCAGGCGGAGTACGCGAAGGCGGTCGGCTCGCAGCTCCGCCAGGCGGGCCTGCGGACCGAGGTCGACGCTCGCGACGAGAAGATCGGCCGCAAGATCCGCGAGGCCGAACTGGCCAAGGTGCCGGTCATGCTGGTGGTGGGCGGCCGCGAGGCCGAGAGCGGCACGGTCACCGTGCGGCGCCACGGCGGCGAGGACCAGGGGACGATGGAGGTCGACGAGGTCGTCCGTCGACTCCTTGACGAGAACGAGCCCCTCGACTAG
- the infC gene encoding translation initiation factor IF-3, with the protein MARGFPRDSRDQQDRTRVNEMIRIPQLRVVDENGDQLGILDRNEALDLARERGLDLVEVAPNARPPVCRIMDYGKFRYEESKKAKRAKAKQHQQKVKTVKFRPKTEEHDYSFKKKHIVEFLRAGDKVKIEVRFRGREMAHLELGERIVARLLEDLQDEAMMDGDPKMEGRNLSLILSPKKKA; encoded by the coding sequence ATCGCCAGAGGATTTCCGCGAGATTCGCGGGACCAACAGGACCGGACGCGCGTCAACGAGATGATCCGCATTCCGCAGCTGCGGGTGGTGGACGAGAACGGCGATCAGCTCGGAATCCTGGACCGCAACGAGGCCCTCGACCTCGCGCGCGAGCGCGGGCTCGACCTCGTCGAAGTGGCGCCCAACGCCAGGCCCCCCGTGTGCCGGATCATGGATTACGGGAAGTTCCGGTACGAGGAGAGCAAGAAGGCCAAGCGCGCCAAGGCGAAGCAGCACCAGCAGAAGGTCAAGACCGTCAAGTTCCGGCCCAAGACCGAGGAACACGACTACAGCTTCAAGAAGAAGCACATCGTCGAATTCCTGCGGGCGGGCGACAAGGTCAAGATCGAGGTGCGCTTCCGCGGTCGTGAAATGGCCCATCTCGAGTTGGGCGAGCGCATCGTCGCGCGTCTGCTCGAGGATCTCCAGGACGAGGCCATGATGGACGGAGATCCGAAGATGGAAGGTCGGAACCTGAGCCTGATCCTGTCGCCGAAGAAGAAGGCCTAG
- the rpmI gene encoding 50S ribosomal protein L35: protein MPKMKSNRAAMKRFRRTGTGKVRRQQAYHGHIFTKKSPKRKRNLRKTTLLHHADESRVKRMLAGN from the coding sequence ATGCCGAAGATGAAGTCGAACCGCGCCGCCATGAAGCGATTCCGGCGCACGGGAACGGGCAAGGTCCGGCGTCAGCAGGCCTACCACGGGCACATCTTCACGAAGAAGTCGCCCAAGCGGAAGCGGAACCTGCGCAAGACCACGTTGCTGCACCACGCCGACGAGTCGCGCGTGAAGCGTATGCTGGCCGGCAACTAG
- the rplT gene encoding 50S ribosomal protein L20: MSRATNNSASRQRRNKILSNARGYRGGRSKLHRTAAVSVDRALAYAYRDRRQKKRNFRQLWIARINAAARLHGLSYNRFIHGLKAADVEIDRKVLADIAIHDEPAFARLAEIAKQNVQSEA; this comes from the coding sequence ATGTCCCGCGCCACGAACAATTCCGCCAGCCGTCAGCGCCGGAACAAGATCCTGTCGAACGCTCGCGGCTACCGCGGCGGACGCAGCAAGCTTCATCGTACGGCCGCCGTCTCGGTCGATCGTGCCCTGGCCTACGCGTACCGCGATCGGCGCCAGAAGAAGCGGAACTTCCGCCAGCTGTGGATCGCGCGTATCAACGCGGCGGCCCGGCTGCACGGACTCAGCTACAACCGCTTCATCCACGGTCTGAAGGCCGCCGACGTCGAGATCGACCGCAAGGTCCTGGCCGACATCGCCATCCACGACGAGCCGGCCTTCGCTCGCCTCGCCGAGATCGCGAAGCAGAACGTCCAGTCCGAGGCCTGA
- the pheS gene encoding phenylalanine--tRNA ligase subunit alpha has translation MQQEIDTLVREARARIDATEDLDELDALRVHYLGRKGELTRLLRGLGSMPAEDRPAAGQALNRAKVELQAAVDARQESLRGRRDAAPFAGDLTLPARGALRGSLHPVYEVIEEVCDIFHGLGFTRVGGPEVELDALNFTALNFPDDHPSRDLQDTFYVNEEVVLRTQTSPVQIRTMRETEPPLAVVVPGRVYRQEQPDASHAAEFHQIEGLLVDHDVSLADLKSTVHHFVRTFFGEDKTLRFRPHFFPFTEPSVEVDLWWESERGGRWLEIMGAGMVHPNVFRNADVDPERWTGFAFGMGVERMVLVRHGIDDIRLLLDNDIRLLRQF, from the coding sequence GTGCAGCAGGAGATCGACACCCTCGTTCGCGAGGCCCGCGCTCGGATCGACGCCACCGAGGACCTCGACGAACTCGACGCGCTCCGCGTGCACTACCTCGGACGCAAGGGCGAGCTCACGCGGTTGCTCCGCGGCCTGGGTTCGATGCCCGCCGAGGACCGCCCGGCGGCGGGTCAGGCGCTGAACCGCGCCAAGGTCGAGCTGCAGGCAGCCGTCGACGCACGGCAGGAGAGCCTCCGGGGACGACGGGACGCCGCACCCTTCGCCGGTGACCTCACCCTGCCCGCGCGCGGCGCGTTGCGCGGGAGCCTGCATCCGGTCTACGAGGTCATCGAGGAGGTCTGCGACATCTTCCACGGCCTCGGCTTCACCCGCGTCGGCGGTCCCGAGGTGGAACTCGACGCGCTGAACTTCACGGCGCTGAACTTTCCCGACGACCACCCGAGCCGGGACCTGCAGGACACCTTCTACGTGAACGAAGAAGTGGTCCTGCGCACGCAGACTTCGCCGGTGCAGATCCGGACCATGCGCGAGACCGAGCCGCCGCTGGCCGTGGTCGTCCCCGGACGCGTGTACCGGCAGGAGCAGCCCGACGCGAGCCATGCCGCCGAGTTCCACCAGATCGAGGGCCTTCTCGTCGACCACGACGTCTCGTTGGCCGATCTGAAGTCGACCGTGCACCACTTCGTGCGCACCTTCTTCGGCGAAGACAAGACCCTTCGCTTCCGTCCGCACTTCTTCCCGTTCACCGAGCCGAGCGTCGAGGTCGACCTGTGGTGGGAGAGCGAGCGCGGCGGGCGCTGGCTCGAGATCATGGGTGCCGGGATGGTGCACCCGAACGTGTTCCGCAATGCCGACGTCGACCCCGAGCGCTGGACGGGCTTCGCTTTCGGTATGGGCGTGGAGCGCATGGTCCTCGTCCGTCACGGCATCGACGACATCCGCCTGCTCCTCGACAACGACATCCGCCTGCTGCGGCAGTTCTGA
- the pheT gene encoding phenylalanine--tRNA ligase subunit beta, producing the protein MKLSLNWLRELVDLPEDLDEICERLTLLGLEVEEVEHFDLSFPDVVVGRVLEAEPHPDADRLRVCRVDAGGETLGIVCGAPNVAAGQRVPVAKVGAVLPGDFRIKKSKIRGQVSLGMICSEKELGLGQAQDGIMVLDTEAAPGTPFDELYGVQDTVIEFEVTPNRPDWLSHIGVARELAAYYGGELRIPEVDADVPVVEEDSGWRIRIDDAEGCWRFRGRLIDDVEVGPSPWWMRRRLLAIGQRPINAIVDASNYVLHECGHPNHCFDRDKVHGETIVVRRAAEGERFTTLDDTERTLRDHHLLVADEEGGLALAGIMGGAGSEVDESTKNLLLEVAVFDPQTVRRGRRAETLSTDASYRFERGVDHDLVPWASARLAGLIERVAGGRVHEVVVEATGARPDRTESFPVRLSQVRRLLGVDVEMGEVTRILRGLDIGADPVDGDAPAVRVTPPSFRHDLVGEVDVVEEIGRHHGFDRLPERARVPMVVPATRGRGEVFRQRLRQAFAARGFHEMLGSAFFRDDDPDALGLADDDRRRATVGVLNPVAQDESQLRTTAVPEMARTVERNRRRGWTGPIRLFQIARTYRARTDEPLPDEREQLVVAWSGPARPLHAEEPGRAVDPFDALGDLEGVLGGLGVEITRRPGADEPYLREGSAVDLVQGEQTMGRIGEVAPGVRRALDVQDTVLLAELDLEALVTAQEGVARYAPFSAFPPSRRDLSLVVPEAVPWAEIRATVAESLDPLLESCELFDVYRGEDLPAGTAAYGVRLTLRSPKGTLKDKHVDKQVARLLDALSERHGIRLRSSGEEA; encoded by the coding sequence GTGAAACTTTCCCTGAACTGGTTGCGTGAGCTCGTCGACCTGCCCGAGGACCTCGACGAGATCTGCGAGCGCCTCACGTTGCTCGGACTCGAGGTGGAAGAGGTCGAGCACTTCGACCTGTCCTTCCCGGACGTCGTCGTCGGGCGCGTGCTCGAAGCCGAACCGCACCCCGACGCCGACCGGCTGCGGGTGTGCCGGGTCGACGCCGGGGGGGAGACGCTGGGCATCGTCTGCGGAGCCCCGAACGTCGCTGCCGGTCAGCGCGTTCCGGTGGCGAAGGTGGGCGCCGTCCTGCCGGGCGACTTCCGGATCAAGAAGAGCAAGATCCGCGGACAGGTCTCGCTCGGCATGATCTGCAGCGAGAAGGAACTCGGCCTGGGCCAGGCCCAGGACGGCATCATGGTGCTCGACACCGAGGCCGCGCCGGGCACGCCCTTCGACGAGTTGTACGGCGTGCAGGACACGGTGATCGAGTTCGAGGTCACGCCGAACCGTCCCGACTGGCTCAGCCACATCGGCGTGGCGCGCGAGCTGGCGGCCTACTACGGCGGCGAGTTGCGCATCCCGGAGGTCGACGCCGACGTGCCCGTGGTCGAGGAGGACTCCGGCTGGCGGATCCGCATCGACGACGCCGAGGGCTGCTGGCGGTTCCGCGGTCGTCTGATCGACGACGTCGAGGTCGGGCCGTCGCCCTGGTGGATGCGCCGTCGCCTGCTGGCCATCGGTCAGCGACCGATCAACGCGATCGTCGACGCCAGCAACTACGTCCTGCACGAATGCGGGCATCCGAACCACTGCTTCGATCGCGACAAGGTCCACGGCGAAACGATCGTGGTGCGGCGCGCGGCCGAGGGCGAACGCTTCACGACACTGGACGACACCGAGCGCACACTCCGCGATCACCACCTGCTCGTGGCCGACGAAGAGGGCGGCCTGGCCCTGGCCGGGATCATGGGCGGTGCCGGAAGCGAGGTCGACGAGAGCACGAAGAACCTGCTGCTCGAGGTCGCGGTCTTCGATCCGCAGACCGTGCGCCGCGGCCGCCGGGCCGAGACCCTGTCGACCGACGCCAGTTACCGCTTCGAACGCGGTGTCGACCACGATCTGGTGCCGTGGGCGAGTGCCCGTCTGGCCGGATTGATCGAGCGGGTCGCCGGCGGACGCGTGCACGAAGTGGTCGTGGAAGCGACCGGTGCCCGGCCCGATCGAACGGAGTCGTTCCCCGTGCGGCTCTCGCAGGTCCGCCGCCTGCTCGGCGTGGACGTCGAGATGGGCGAGGTGACGCGCATCCTGCGTGGGCTCGACATCGGCGCCGACCCGGTCGACGGGGATGCACCCGCGGTGCGCGTGACGCCGCCGAGCTTCCGCCACGACCTGGTCGGCGAGGTCGACGTCGTCGAGGAGATCGGGCGCCACCACGGCTTCGACCGCCTGCCCGAGCGTGCGCGTGTGCCCATGGTCGTTCCGGCGACCCGCGGTCGCGGCGAGGTCTTCCGGCAGCGCCTGCGGCAGGCATTCGCCGCGCGCGGTTTCCACGAGATGCTCGGAAGCGCCTTCTTCCGCGACGACGATCCCGACGCCCTCGGCCTCGCCGACGACGATCGGCGACGGGCGACGGTGGGCGTTCTCAATCCCGTCGCGCAGGACGAATCGCAGCTGCGCACCACGGCCGTCCCGGAAATGGCTCGGACCGTCGAGCGCAACCGCCGGCGCGGCTGGACCGGGCCGATCCGGCTTTTCCAGATCGCGAGGACCTACCGTGCCCGGACCGATGAGCCTCTCCCCGACGAGCGGGAGCAGCTGGTCGTGGCCTGGAGCGGTCCCGCCCGCCCGCTGCACGCCGAAGAGCCGGGCCGCGCTGTGGATCCCTTCGACGCGCTGGGCGATCTGGAGGGCGTGCTGGGGGGGCTGGGCGTGGAGATCACGCGTCGGCCGGGGGCCGACGAGCCCTACCTGCGGGAGGGATCCGCAGTGGATCTCGTGCAGGGCGAGCAGACGATGGGCCGGATCGGAGAGGTCGCACCGGGCGTGCGCCGTGCGCTCGACGTCCAGGACACGGTGCTGCTGGCCGAACTCGACCTCGAGGCCCTCGTCACCGCCCAGGAGGGGGTCGCGCGCTACGCGCCCTTCTCCGCCTTCCCGCCGTCGCGGCGTGACCTGAGCCTGGTCGTGCCCGAGGCCGTGCCCTGGGCCGAGATCCGGGCGACCGTGGCCGAGAGCCTGGATCCCCTGCTGGAGTCCTGCGAGCTCTTCGACGTCTACCGGGGCGAGGACCTGCCCGCAGGAACCGCCGCCTACGGCGTGCGTTTGACCCTGAGGAGCCCCAAGGGCACGCTCAAGGACAAACACGTCGACAAGCAGGTCGCGCGGCTCCTCGACGCTCTCTCGGAACGGCACGGTATCCGACTCCGCTCGAGCGGCGAAGAGGCCTGA